The region ATATATAGCACCGGGTAACGACTTGAACTTTTATTGTATAATGGTGGCAGATAAACATAAATTTCGCGTGAGGCTAATTCCTCGCAGTGAAAATCTTCAATTAACTCAATATGCCCTGTGAGTTTCGAGGTTGGAGCCAGGGCTTTATCGTCCCAGGCCAAATTTAATTCATTGCGAACACCTGCATATATTTTCACAAGGTGGTTGCGTCCTTTTTGCCATCCATCATTGGGATTATTGCTTCCATCGACTTTTATCTTAACCGAAACAACAAGACTATCCTCAGGAACCGTAAAAGGAACAATTGCTGTATAGATACTGTCCCCATCAGGATCTGAGGCTAAAAAGGTAGCTCCCCAGGATAATGGATTTACATCACCTCTTATTCCAACTTTTTCGGTTAATTGATCGATCCAACCAGCATTGATTGGCTCTCGCATATCTAAAGACACATGCAATGTATCTTGCTGAGCATTGGCCCTGGATAATAGCATCAACCACATTGTAATGCATAAAAAGAGGCGGAACCACCCAGATAAACTAGTCATTATATTGGTCTAATATTTTTAAAATACAAATTGTCGGAATAAGGATTCGCTCTGAAGGAGCTTCAAGCTCATCACTCAGGCGGTGTATGGCCATTTCCAACAAAAAAACATTCAAAATATTTTTAAAATCCTCATCATTTTCTGGTATAAACCGGTTTCCGTTAGTTCGGTCGAGGTATGCCCTCAGATAAATTTGAACCATGTAGTGGAACCATTTTTCGGCCCATGGTCGCAGGGCATTAATATCTTCTTTCCTTATATTCTGATTTTTCAATATACCTTCGTAAGCAATGTAATGGAAAGAGCTAATAATTGAAGCAATGTCTGAAAGCGGTGATTTTTTCAATCTCCGCTGGCTATATCTTTTTCCGGGACTACCCTCGAAATTAATGAAGACAAAATCGCGGCCTGTAAAAAGTACGTGTCTGAGCTTAAAATTCCCATGTGTACGTATTTTCATAATATCAAGCTTATTGCTGTAAACATTTTTCAAAACCTGCAACACTTTGTGCTTGAGTGGAAAAATACGTCCAACGTCATCTCTTATATTTTCAGGAATCTGATCGTACTTACGTTCCAGTGAATGATATACTTCACGAACCGGGGATTGAAAAGAACTAAACAATGACCGCTGATAATGCAGTGAAAACTCTTCAGGGTAAAACTCAGGATCTTCCTTCTCTGAAGCCAAAGCAGCATGCAGCTCAGCTGTTCGCTCACCCAACAACCTGACTTGCTCAACAGCAACCATATTGAGTGTCTCTATCATATGCTCATCTTCCATCTCTTCAAATGCTATGGGTTTGGTAAATGAGCCTGTCAATGGGAACTGTTCCGAATCATCAGACCGCATTTGAACCGTTTCGTAATAGCGTTGCAAGAAATCAAGGAAATAGTGACGGGCATCGTTCTGATAGTCTTCTGCCTCCTGTATTTTACCCAGCGCAATAGCATGTTCATGATTTTGCAAATCAATTTTACCTGCATATTTAGGGATATATGGAAACTCTACTTTATCTAAAAATTCGGTTAACTGAAGGTCCGGGTTAACAGACTTATCGAGTTTACGATAAATTTTGAGCAAATAATCGTTATTGTATAGAATTGAGGTATTCGTACGACGCATATTCATGATGCGCGGTTTCACATCTTCAGCATCGTGGCCATACTGGCTCAGCTTTTTATTTGCGATAAAGCGCATGGTTGTATTTCCGGCCATCAAACGTTTTTTATTGACAATATTGTTAAAAAGCCTGAGTTGTATTTCGGGATCAAAAAAACCATCATATAAATAGCCTTCTAAGCCACCTATTTTAGCCTGACAAATAATAGACTGCGGATACTCGTCGGTAATGGTTTCTGTTTTGGTTTTTTCTGAAAAGGCCATACAAATTTGATATAACTCGGGCAACCTGCTCTCGTAGCGCACTTCAAGTAAAGTAATGTATGCATTGCGATCTTTACTGGAATAATCGATCAATTTGAGCACATGAGTTCTTCTTATTTTCTGATAGCGGCTCTCAAACCATTTGCTGTGTTTAAGATATGAAGGCAGCACATCTATCTCAAGTGTCTTTTTAACCTTTGGATCGGTGATATTTTCCCAGGTGTTAAATTCAAGCAAAAGGTTTTGTTTCGGATCATCTACAGCAGAGCGTTTTTTTCGCAGTAAAAACCAATAATAATCGTGCGGGCTCAGGGTTAATACATAATCACGATTTTCGTGAACAATTGGGAACCGGTTTTTACTGAACACTTCTATTGGCACATAGCCTGCATATTTACTCAAATCGAGCTCTGCAGCCTGCGAGAACCTCGATAAATTAAAAACTACCAGGATTGTTTCCTCTTCAAAAGTTCGGGTAAAAGCAAGCACCTTGGAATTTTCAGAATATATAAATTCAATATCGCCGCGGCCAAAAGCTTTGAATCGCTTGCGCATATTAATAACCCGCTTCATCCACCATAGCAGCGAAGAGTTACTTGCCTGCTGCGTTTCCACGTTCACCGACTCGTAGTGGTAAAGCGGATCAAGAATCAGCGGCAAATAAAGCTTGTGTGGGTTGGTATTGGAAAAACCTGCATTACGGTCGGGCGACCATTGCATTGGCGTACGTACACCATCGCGGTCACCAAGATAGAAATTATCTCCCATGCCAATTTCATCGCCATAATAAATCACAGGAGTTCCGGGCAATGAAAAAAGCAGGTAGTTCATCAACTCTATCTTTCGCCGATTATTCTCTAACAATGGAGCCAAACGCTGCCGGATGCCCAGATTAATTTTGGCCTTTGGGTTTTGCGCATATACTTTGTACATGTAGTCGCGCTCCTCATCTGTCACCATTTCAAGTGTAAGCTCATCGTGGTTGCGCAGGAATATGGCCCATTGGCAAGTGTCGGGAATGTCCGGAGTTTGGTCAAAAATATCGGTAATCGGGTAACGATCCTCCATACGCATAGCCATAAACATGCGTGGCATAATCGGGAAATGGTAGTTCATATGACACTCGTCACCGCCACCAAAATATGCTGCTGAATCTTCCGGCCACATATTGGCCTCAGCCAAAAGCATTTTGCCTGAAAAGTTCTCATCTACATGTCTGCGAAGTTTTTTCAGAAAGGCATGGGTCTCAGGTAAATTCTCACAATTAGTACCTTCACGTTGATAGAGATAGGGAACTGCATCAAGTCTGAAGCCATCGACACCGAGCTTAAGCCAATAATCAATTATTCGGAAAATTTCCTGTTGTACTTTGGGATTATCGTAATTCAGGTCAGGCTGATGATGAAAAAAACGGTGCCAGTAATATTGTTTGGCCACCGAATCCCAGGTCCAGTTACTTTTTTCATAATCCTGGAAAATAATACGTGCCCCACCATAAGTTTTGGGATCATCGGTCCACACATAGTAATCACGCTCCACTGAGTCTTTTGGCGATTTTCGGGCACGCTGAAACCAGGGGTGCTTGTCTGAGGTATGGTTCATTACTAACTCTGTAATTACCCTTATATTTCGTCTATGCGCGGCATTTATAAACTTCTTGAAATCTTTAATATCTCCATATGAGGGATTTATGCTGTAATAATCAGCAATATCGTAGCCATCGTCTTTCAATGGAGAAGGATAAAATGGAAGTAGCCAAATTACATTAACACCCAGGTCTTCCAGGTAATCCAGTCGGTTAAGCAATCCGGTAAAATCTCCAATTCCATCACCATTGCTATCCATAAAAGCCTTAATGTGCAATTCGTAGATGATGGCATCTTTGTACCAGTGTATATTATCGTCAATTTGGGTGTAATCCTGCGTCATATAGTGCCTTAAATTTAAAGCTGTAAATATAATCAATCATTAAAATTATACCCAATCAATCAATTATTGTACTAAATCTTTTTTTGCAATAAACTTTTCTCGTCTACCCCAACCAGAAACTGTTAATATTCTCATAATGAGTACAAAATATTTTATTTTTATATTTATTTAATCTAAATTAGCGTAAATAAAACTGCTTCTTTATGAAAACATTAGCTATAATCATTATTCTACTGCTTACAGGTACTTTAAGTGCCCAGAACAAAGGATATGTTCAAAACAGAATTTCAATTGAAACCACATGCGGACATATACCATTAATGAACCCACAAAAAGCGCATGCAACAGACACGCTTTTTTGTGAACGTTTAGCCTATAATGAAGACTATTATGAGCCTTACACGCGTAGAATTATTATTTACGATGAATTCGGACGGATTATTGAAACTATATATGGTAATTACCCATGGGGCAATTACAAAAACTCATTCAAAGAAATCTTTACCTATACACCTTTTGATTCACTTGCTACCTATCAGAGCATGATTTGGAACGATTCTTTAGGAGTTGATGGTGCCTGGGATAACACAAATTTCATTACCTACACCTATGATAATCAAAATAAACTCATTCGATTGGAAAAACAATTCAGCCCGATGGACATCCAGGAATGGGAAAACAATCGCATATCTACATTTGAATATTACCCCAATTCATTTAAAACCCAAAAAGAAACAATTGAATACTTCAACGCTGAGGAAGATGTGTGGCAGACATATCAAACACATGAATATACTTATAACCCAAATGACCAGGTTACAGAAAAAGTAACGCATTACTCAGATGATGATGGACAAACCTGGAGAGGCACCTCCAGATTTACCTACAATTATGATGAAAGGTCGGGTAAAATTGTAATTCAACAGGTTCCGGATGGTGAAAACTGGCGCAATAGCTGGCGTTTCACACACATTCTAAATGACAACGATGCTCCAAATGAAATACTTAAGGTTATGTGGAATACTCATGACTCAGCATGGGATACGCTTATACAGGAAAAAAGAGTTTTTACCTATAATAATTTTGGTCAGATAACTTCCGAAACATAC is a window of Salinivirga cyanobacteriivorans DNA encoding:
- the treS gene encoding maltose alpha-D-glucosyltransferase, encoding MTQDYTQIDDNIHWYKDAIIYELHIKAFMDSNGDGIGDFTGLLNRLDYLEDLGVNVIWLLPFYPSPLKDDGYDIADYYSINPSYGDIKDFKKFINAAHRRNIRVITELVMNHTSDKHPWFQRARKSPKDSVERDYYVWTDDPKTYGGARIIFQDYEKSNWTWDSVAKQYYWHRFFHHQPDLNYDNPKVQQEIFRIIDYWLKLGVDGFRLDAVPYLYQREGTNCENLPETHAFLKKLRRHVDENFSGKMLLAEANMWPEDSAAYFGGGDECHMNYHFPIMPRMFMAMRMEDRYPITDIFDQTPDIPDTCQWAIFLRNHDELTLEMVTDEERDYMYKVYAQNPKAKINLGIRQRLAPLLENNRRKIELMNYLLFSLPGTPVIYYGDEIGMGDNFYLGDRDGVRTPMQWSPDRNAGFSNTNPHKLYLPLILDPLYHYESVNVETQQASNSSLLWWMKRVINMRKRFKAFGRGDIEFIYSENSKVLAFTRTFEEETILVVFNLSRFSQAAELDLSKYAGYVPIEVFSKNRFPIVHENRDYVLTLSPHDYYWFLLRKKRSAVDDPKQNLLLEFNTWENITDPKVKKTLEIDVLPSYLKHSKWFESRYQKIRRTHVLKLIDYSSKDRNAYITLLEVRYESRLPELYQICMAFSEKTKTETITDEYPQSIICQAKIGGLEGYLYDGFFDPEIQLRLFNNIVNKKRLMAGNTTMRFIANKKLSQYGHDAEDVKPRIMNMRRTNTSILYNNDYLLKIYRKLDKSVNPDLQLTEFLDKVEFPYIPKYAGKIDLQNHEHAIALGKIQEAEDYQNDARHYFLDFLQRYYETVQMRSDDSEQFPLTGSFTKPIAFEEMEDEHMIETLNMVAVEQVRLLGERTAELHAALASEKEDPEFYPEEFSLHYQRSLFSSFQSPVREVYHSLERKYDQIPENIRDDVGRIFPLKHKVLQVLKNVYSNKLDIMKIRTHGNFKLRHVLFTGRDFVFINFEGSPGKRYSQRRLKKSPLSDIASIISSFHYIAYEGILKNQNIRKEDINALRPWAEKWFHYMVQIYLRAYLDRTNGNRFIPENDEDFKNILNVFLLEMAIHRLSDELEAPSERILIPTICILKILDQYND
- a CDS encoding T9SS type A sorting domain-containing protein translates to MKTLAIIIILLLTGTLSAQNKGYVQNRISIETTCGHIPLMNPQKAHATDTLFCERLAYNEDYYEPYTRRIIIYDEFGRIIETIYGNYPWGNYKNSFKEIFTYTPFDSLATYQSMIWNDSLGVDGAWDNTNFITYTYDNQNKLIRLEKQFSPMDIQEWENNRISTFEYYPNSFKTQKETIEYFNAEEDVWQTYQTHEYTYNPNDQVTEKVTHYSDDDGQTWRGTSRFTYNYDERSGKIVIQQVPDGENWRNSWRFTHILNDNDAPNEILKVMWNTHDSAWDTLIQEKRVFTYNNFGQITSETYMSKYFEWFNIEKKTHTYDQNNSLNGGTNYDWDFNDSIWVAKTQCALKTNQPLLIHETSRLLNFNFYPNPANGVINIALPQKYRNGLIQVIDQYGRIVKQFNNIPEKITLLHQPTGIYFLRIKHKSGTNTKKFVLR